Proteins encoded by one window of Streptacidiphilus sp. PB12-B1b:
- a CDS encoding cation:proton antiporter: protein MVATPSNLPVEAVVLADVAVVLAVSVLMVQLAKRLGQPPVVAEILAGLMLGPSLLGLLPGDLPARLFPADARTPLSAIAQLGLALFLFSTGWELDLRRLRGSGRTLGAVAVSSMAVPFAVGGGIAALLYRSQAPRGVSSTVFVLFLATAFSITAFPVLARLIRDRGLSRTRIGSMAMACAAGCDVAAWCVLVLVTAMATAKGTDGFVTTVALTLVYAAVMVFAVRPLLRRVLRGGSVRWDSTTQLVLIAAGALLSSYVTSWIGVHAFFGAFAFGLVMPRRHADTTGLEQRIAAPLDKAAALLLPVFFVITGLSVNVTVLGRSGLLVLLLALAAAVAGKFAGTALPARLGGMGWRDASLLGTLMNTRGLTEIVVLGIGNQLGIIGPELFTVMVLIALITTAMAGPLLRLMGVGGPDAPEEPLPVPRPRRAREQEPLDAQPV, encoded by the coding sequence ATGGTGGCAACGCCCAGCAATCTCCCCGTGGAAGCCGTCGTCCTGGCCGATGTCGCCGTCGTCCTGGCGGTCAGCGTGCTCATGGTCCAGCTGGCCAAACGGCTCGGCCAACCCCCGGTCGTGGCCGAGATCCTGGCCGGGCTGATGCTCGGCCCCAGCCTGCTGGGGCTGCTGCCGGGCGACCTCCCGGCCCGGCTCTTCCCGGCCGACGCCCGCACCCCGCTGTCCGCCATCGCCCAACTCGGCCTGGCGCTCTTCCTGTTCAGTACGGGCTGGGAGCTGGACCTGCGCCGGCTGCGCGGCAGCGGACGGACGCTGGGCGCGGTCGCCGTCTCCTCGATGGCGGTGCCGTTCGCCGTGGGCGGGGGGATCGCCGCGCTGCTCTACCGCTCCCAGGCGCCGCGCGGGGTGAGCAGCACGGTGTTCGTGCTGTTCCTGGCCACCGCCTTCTCGATCACCGCCTTCCCGGTGCTGGCCCGGCTCATCCGGGACCGGGGCCTGTCCCGGACCAGGATCGGCTCCATGGCGATGGCCTGCGCGGCCGGCTGCGACGTCGCAGCCTGGTGCGTGCTGGTCCTGGTGACGGCCATGGCGACCGCCAAGGGCACCGACGGCTTCGTCACCACCGTCGCCCTCACCCTGGTCTACGCGGCGGTGATGGTCTTCGCGGTCCGGCCGCTGCTGCGGCGCGTGCTGCGCGGCGGCTCGGTGCGCTGGGACAGCACCACCCAGCTGGTGCTGATCGCCGCCGGGGCGCTGCTGTCCTCGTACGTCACCTCCTGGATCGGCGTCCATGCCTTCTTCGGGGCGTTCGCCTTCGGCCTGGTGATGCCGCGCAGGCACGCCGACACCACCGGCCTGGAGCAGCGGATCGCCGCTCCGTTGGACAAGGCGGCGGCGCTGCTGCTGCCCGTCTTCTTCGTCATCACCGGCCTGTCCGTCAACGTCACCGTGCTGGGCCGGTCCGGGCTGCTGGTACTGCTGCTGGCCCTGGCTGCGGCGGTGGCGGGCAAGTTCGCCGGGACGGCGCTGCCGGCCCGGCTCGGCGGCATGGGCTGGCGCGACGCCAGCCTCCTCGGGACGCTGATGAACACCCGCGGCCTGACCGAGATCGTCGTCCTCGGCATCGGCAACCAGCTGGGGATCATCGGCCCGGAGCTGTTCACCGTCATGGTGCTGATCGCGCTGATCACCACTGCGATGGCGGGCCCGCTGCTGCGGCTGATGGGCGTCGGCGGGCCGGACGCCCCCGAGGAGCCGCTGCCGGTGCCGCGCCCGCGCCGCGCCCGGGAGCAGGAGCCCCTGGACGCCCAGCCGGTCTGA
- a CDS encoding MbtH family protein, translated as MANPFENEEQPYLALVNDEGQYSLWPGFAEVPAGWEVVLGPDERAACLAYINEHWTDMRPKSLVAAMNAARSDQP; from the coding sequence ATGGCAAATCCGTTCGAAAATGAGGAGCAGCCCTACCTCGCCCTCGTCAATGACGAAGGCCAGTACTCCCTGTGGCCCGGCTTCGCCGAGGTCCCGGCGGGGTGGGAGGTCGTCCTCGGCCCGGACGAGCGCGCCGCCTGCCTGGCCTACATCAACGAGCACTGGACCGACATGCGGCCCAAGAGCCTGGTCGCGGCCATGAACGCGGCCCGGTCCGACCAGCCCTGA